A region from the Mustela erminea isolate mMusErm1 chromosome 10, mMusErm1.Pri, whole genome shotgun sequence genome encodes:
- the C10H1orf174 gene encoding UPF0688 protein C1orf174 homolog: protein MRSRKLAGAVRSSARLRARRCSARLASAKEAGPATSAGTLCQASSRKAADRRISKKFKYDRGHLVKSELQKLVPKGESLGLPKIPPRSPCNNESLGFAEDQGLPPGKGAGAPVQPEATGPPLGARTAVGDASPAETEDGLCLPTPGVLPGEEPYGSHATRGGSAEQAPRPLLPTDDSVFLDEDSNQPMPVGRFFGNVELMQDLPPASSSCPSRSRRELRKMHFRAKDDDDDGAEM, encoded by the exons CTCGCAGGTGCCGTGCGGTCCTCAGCACGCCTCCGAGCCCGCCGCTGCTCAGCCAGGTTGGCCTCTGCCAAGGAAGCCGGCCCCGCCACGTCTGCCGGGACGCTATGCCAG GCCTCGTCACGCAAAGCTGCCGACAGGCGAATTTCCAAGAAGTTCAAGTATGACAGAGGCCATCTTGTGAAATCAGAATTACAGAAACTTGTCCCGAAGGGTGAAAGCCTTGGGCTGCCCAAAATCCCCCCCAGGAGCCCTTGTAACAATGAGTCTCTGGGGTTCGCTGAAGACCAGGGGCTACCTCCAGGAAAGGGAGCTGGGGCTCCTGTCCAGCCGGAGGCCACAGGGCCCCCCCTCGGGGCCCGCACAGCCGTGGGCGACGCCAGCCCGGCAGAGACTGAAGATGGCCTGTGCCTGCCCACACCCGGGGTCCTTCCAGGGGAGGAGCCTTACGGCAGCCACGCCACACGGGGCGGGTCGGCGGAGCAGGCGCCGAGGCCCCTGCTACCGACAGACGACAGCGTCTTTCTGGACGAGGACAGCAACCAGCCCATGCCCGTGGGCCGGTTCTTCGGAAACGTGGAGCTCATGCAG GACCTTCCCCCGGCGTCTTCGTCCTGTCCTTCGAGGAGCAGACGGGAGCTCCGGAAGATGCACTTCAGAGCCAAAGACGACGACGACGACGGAGCCGAGATGTAG